The following proteins come from a genomic window of Geminicoccaceae bacterium SCSIO 64248:
- a CDS encoding DMT family transporter, translating into MATRPADLPSAAAVGPNLRRPVLLALLLMGVAATGAAPIFVRASEVGPSATGFWRLALAMPVFLCWQMWARPAGGRGGIPARAIRWPLVLAGIAYGLDLALWNASIHLTTAANATLLANLAPVFVVLIGWLAWRDRPDGRLLTALGLALGGALLLVGEGFALGPDRLQGDLLATATAFFYALYLLGMHRARRDADAASAMLWSGRVTMAVLLAAAVVQGERILPSSLQAWWPLLGIALVCHVGGQATIALAMAGLPAAYASVVLLFQPVSGAVLGWLVLGETLSSMQVAGGAVVLSGILLLARSGRPAGTASKTGKTC; encoded by the coding sequence ATGGCGACGCGCCCAGCAGATCTGCCGTCGGCGGCGGCCGTCGGACCGAACCTGAGGCGGCCGGTCCTCCTCGCGCTTCTCCTGATGGGCGTCGCCGCGACCGGAGCGGCGCCGATCTTCGTGCGGGCGAGCGAGGTCGGACCGAGCGCGACCGGGTTCTGGCGGCTGGCGCTCGCCATGCCCGTTTTCCTGTGCTGGCAGATGTGGGCGCGGCCGGCCGGGGGCCGCGGCGGTATCCCGGCCCGCGCGATCCGGTGGCCCCTGGTCCTCGCCGGCATCGCCTACGGGCTGGATCTGGCGCTCTGGAACGCGTCGATCCACCTGACGACGGCCGCCAACGCGACCTTGCTGGCCAACCTCGCCCCGGTCTTCGTCGTGCTGATCGGCTGGCTGGCCTGGCGGGACCGGCCCGACGGCCGTCTGCTCACGGCCCTCGGCCTGGCGCTGGGAGGCGCGCTCCTTCTGGTCGGCGAGGGGTTCGCGCTTGGGCCGGATCGGCTGCAAGGCGATCTGCTCGCGACGGCGACTGCCTTCTTCTACGCACTCTATCTGCTCGGCATGCATCGCGCCCGCCGCGACGCCGATGCCGCGTCCGCCATGCTGTGGAGCGGCCGCGTCACCATGGCGGTGCTGCTCGCGGCGGCGGTCGTGCAGGGCGAGCGCATCCTGCCCTCGTCGCTGCAGGCGTGGTGGCCCTTGCTGGGCATCGCGCTCGTCTGCCATGTCGGCGGCCAGGCGACCATCGCGCTCGCCATGGCAGGCCTGCCGGCCGCCTACGCATCCGTCGTCCTCCTCTTCCAGCCGGTGTCCGGCGCGGTTCTCGGCTGGCTGGTCCTGGGTGAGACCCTGTCCTCCATGCAGGTCGCCGGCGGCGCCGTGGTCCTGTCCGGGATCCTCCTGCTCGCCCGCTCCGGGCGTCCCGCCGGCACCGCTTCCAAGACCGGGAAAACCTGCTAG
- a CDS encoding 5-(carboxyamino)imidazole ribonucleotide synthase, producing the protein MSRVEPILPGAVIGIVGGGQLGRMTALAAARLGYRCHILTPGADDPAVQVAAAATIAPYDDPAALDAFAAAVDVVTFEFENLPSEALSRLAERRPVRPGPDVLAICQDRIREKAFLGGQGIPIPAYRPVESARAAQAAFAELGAPAVLKTARLGYDGKGQAKLGEGDDAAAAFARLGDVPCVLEAFVAFELEASVIAARDVEGRIACYPLVANRHVDHILSETTVPAAVPDAVAADAVALAGRIAQGLDLVGLVAVEMFITDRGGILVNELAPRPHNSGHWSIEASVTSQFEQLVRAVCGLPLGDPSPLGPARMLNLIGDDVRDVARYLAEPGAHVHLYGKAEARPGRKMGHVTWLDPTGA; encoded by the coding sequence ATGAGCCGGGTTGAGCCCATCCTGCCGGGCGCGGTGATCGGCATCGTCGGCGGCGGGCAGCTCGGCCGGATGACCGCGCTCGCTGCGGCCCGTCTCGGCTATCGCTGCCACATCCTGACGCCGGGCGCGGACGATCCCGCCGTCCAGGTCGCGGCGGCCGCCACGATCGCGCCCTACGACGATCCGGCCGCGCTCGACGCGTTCGCCGCGGCGGTCGACGTCGTGACCTTCGAGTTCGAGAACCTGCCGTCAGAGGCGCTGTCGCGCCTGGCCGAGCGCAGGCCGGTCCGTCCGGGCCCGGACGTCTTGGCGATCTGTCAGGATCGCATCCGGGAAAAGGCTTTTCTCGGCGGCCAGGGCATTCCGATACCCGCCTACCGGCCGGTCGAGTCGGCGCGGGCGGCGCAGGCGGCCTTCGCGGAACTGGGCGCCCCGGCCGTGCTCAAGACCGCGCGCCTCGGCTATGACGGCAAGGGGCAGGCGAAGCTCGGGGAAGGCGACGACGCCGCGGCGGCCTTCGCCCGCCTGGGCGATGTGCCGTGCGTCCTCGAGGCGTTCGTCGCGTTCGAGCTCGAAGCCTCGGTCATCGCCGCGCGCGACGTCGAGGGCCGCATCGCCTGCTACCCCTTGGTCGCGAACCGGCACGTCGACCACATCCTGTCGGAGACCACCGTGCCGGCTGCCGTTCCGGACGCGGTCGCGGCGGACGCGGTCGCGCTCGCCGGACGGATCGCGCAAGGGCTGGACCTGGTCGGCCTGGTCGCCGTCGAGATGTTCATCACCGATCGCGGCGGCATCCTGGTCAACGAGCTCGCCCCCAGGCCGCACAATTCCGGCCACTGGTCGATCGAGGCGTCGGTGACGTCGCAGTTCGAGCAACTGGTGCGTGCCGTGTGCGGCCTGCCCCTTGGCGACCCGTCGCCGCTCGGCCCCGCGCGGATGCTGAACCTGATCGGCGACGACGTCCGGGACGTCGCCCGCTATCTCGCCGAGCCGGGCGCGCATGTGCATCTCTACGGCAAGGCAGAGGCGCGCCCCGGCCGCAAGATGGGCCACGTGACCTGGCTCGACCCGACGGGGGCCTGA
- a CDS encoding LysR substrate-binding domain-containing protein: MARELDIGLLRSLVAIADTGGFSAAARMLGRSQSAVSMQIQRLEDVLGRRLLTRDTRRVALTEDGLRMVRHARRILGAHDEALAELDARLIDGTVRLGTPDDYATCFLPEPLARFANSHPRVQLEVRCDLSTDLMPLLADGALDLAVVTRGPDGGGLLLRREPLVWAAAVDRPVETRAPVPLVLFPRGCIFRDSAQDALDRAGTAHRIVYTSPSLAGIRAAVLGGLGVTVLARSTAVDGLRVLGPETGLPALPPVEIVLHQSRRRIGPAALELAQHLIRSLRPPVAEAA, from the coding sequence ATGGCCCGCGAGCTCGACATCGGCCTGCTCCGCTCCCTGGTGGCGATCGCCGACACCGGCGGTTTCAGCGCGGCGGCGCGCATGCTGGGACGCAGCCAGTCGGCGGTGTCGATGCAGATCCAGCGCCTGGAGGACGTGCTGGGCCGTCGCCTGCTCACGCGCGACACGCGCCGGGTCGCGCTGACCGAGGACGGCTTGCGCATGGTTCGCCATGCCCGGCGGATACTCGGCGCGCACGACGAGGCGCTCGCCGAGCTCGACGCCCGTCTCATCGACGGCACGGTGCGCCTGGGAACGCCCGACGACTACGCGACCTGCTTCCTGCCCGAGCCGCTCGCCCGCTTCGCAAACAGCCATCCGCGCGTCCAGCTCGAGGTACGCTGCGATCTCAGCACCGATCTGATGCCGCTTCTCGCCGACGGAGCGCTCGACCTCGCCGTCGTCACGCGCGGCCCCGATGGCGGCGGCCTGCTGTTGCGCCGCGAGCCGCTCGTCTGGGCGGCTGCCGTCGACCGGCCCGTCGAGACCCGGGCGCCGGTCCCTCTCGTCCTGTTTCCGCGCGGCTGCATCTTCCGCGACTCCGCCCAGGACGCGCTCGACCGCGCCGGAACGGCCCATCGCATCGTGTACACCTCGCCCAGCCTGGCCGGCATCCGCGCCGCGGTGCTGGGCGGACTGGGCGTGACGGTCCTGGCGCGGAGCACGGCGGTCGACGGCCTGCGCGTGCTGGGCCCGGAGACCGGCCTGCCTGCCCTGCCCCCGGTCGAGATCGTCCTGCATCAAAGCCGCCGGCGCATCGGTCCCGCGGCGCTCGAGCTGGCGCAGCACCTGATCCGAAGTCTGCGCCCGCCCGTCGCCGAGGCGGCCTGA
- the msrA gene encoding peptide-methionine (S)-S-oxide reductase MsrA, which translates to MAKTEQATFAAGCFWGVETTFRKVPGVIDVAVGYTGGDKPEPTYEQVCSSETGHAEAVIVDFDPDQVSYERLLDVFFTTHDPTQVNRQGPDIGTQYRSAIFTHSEAQAQAAEAAKRALDESGTLGRPVATEILPADRFWRAEEYHQRYEERRGAHGFARLFGLT; encoded by the coding sequence ATGGCAAAGACGGAACAGGCGACCTTCGCGGCCGGCTGCTTCTGGGGCGTCGAGACGACCTTCCGCAAGGTGCCGGGCGTCATCGACGTCGCGGTCGGTTATACGGGCGGCGACAAGCCCGAGCCGACCTACGAGCAGGTCTGCAGCTCGGAGACCGGCCATGCCGAGGCCGTGATCGTCGATTTCGACCCCGACCAGGTCAGCTACGAGCGCCTGCTCGACGTGTTCTTCACGACCCACGATCCGACCCAGGTCAACCGCCAGGGGCCGGACATCGGCACCCAGTATCGCTCGGCGATCTTCACGCACAGCGAGGCGCAGGCGCAGGCGGCGGAAGCGGCCAAGCGCGCGCTCGACGAGTCCGGCACGCTCGGCCGGCCGGTCGCGACGGAGATCCTGCCGGCCGACCGCTTCTGGCGCGCCGAGGAATACCACCAGCGCTACGAGGAGCGGCGCGGCGCGCACGGTTTCGCCCGCCTCTTCGGCCTCACCTGA
- the purE gene encoding 5-(carboxyamino)imidazole ribonucleotide mutase: MSRIAIVMGSQSDWTTLRHAADTLDRLGVAYQRRIVSAHRTPDRLVAFAKGAKAAGLEVIVAGAGGAAHLPGMIAAMTTLPVLGVPVESHALKGMDSLLSIVQMPGGVPVGTLAIGRAGAVNAALLAAQIVALHDPELSTTLERFRADQAAAIAEEPVDEPG; this comes from the coding sequence ATGAGCAGGATCGCAATCGTCATGGGCAGCCAGTCCGACTGGACGACGCTTCGGCACGCGGCGGACACGCTGGACCGCCTGGGCGTCGCCTATCAGCGGCGCATCGTGTCCGCGCATCGGACGCCGGATCGTCTGGTCGCCTTCGCCAAGGGCGCCAAGGCGGCCGGTCTCGAGGTGATCGTCGCGGGTGCCGGCGGCGCCGCCCACCTGCCGGGCATGATCGCCGCCATGACCACGCTGCCGGTTCTGGGCGTGCCGGTCGAAAGCCATGCCCTGAAGGGCATGGACAGCCTGCTCTCGATCGTTCAGATGCCGGGCGGCGTCCCGGTCGGCACGCTCGCGATCGGCCGCGCGGGCGCGGTCAACGCCGCGCTGCTGGCCGCCCAGATCGTGGCCCTGCACGACCCGGAGCTGAGCACGACGCTCGAGCGCTTCCGCGCCGACCAGGCGGCCGCGATCGCGGAGGAGCCCGTCGATGAGCCGGGTTGA